One part of the Acidobacteriota bacterium genome encodes these proteins:
- a CDS encoding PadR family transcriptional regulator, whose protein sequence is MPTRNLAPPLGEFELLVLLATMSLGEAAYPLAVTRNIETRTGRKVSRAAVLITLGRMEDKDLVRSSYGDPTPERGGRPKRFFEVKASGVKAVQESLGRIDTMLVGLEGVLKRR, encoded by the coding sequence ATGCCGACACGCAATCTGGCCCCGCCGCTGGGCGAATTCGAACTGCTGGTGCTGCTGGCGACGATGAGTCTCGGTGAGGCCGCGTATCCGCTGGCGGTGACGCGAAATATCGAGACGAGAACAGGTCGCAAAGTGTCCAGAGCCGCAGTGCTGATCACACTGGGTCGTATGGAAGACAAAGACCTCGTCCGTTCTTCCTACGGCGATCCCACGCCGGAGCGGGGCGGCCGGCCGAAGCGGTTCTTTGAGGTCAAGGCGTCTGGCGTCAAGGCCGTTCAGGAATCACTCGGACGGATCGACACCATGCTCGTCGGCCTCGAGGGCGTGCTCAAGCGGAGGTGA
- a CDS encoding ATP-binding protein, with the protein MASHGRYLLPQVKKDLTRKMVFVSGPRQVGKTTMARALPGGKTGYLTWDDAEDRERILTQQLPSSTLWIFDELHKYRQWRNYLKGLYDKRRARQRILVTGSGRLDFYRFGGDSLQGRYHLLRLHPLSVAELRLKSQGDLGDLLTLGGFPEPYWSSSEVEARRWSRDYRTRLIREDVAGLERLHDLGHLELLMLRLPELTGSPLSINAVREDLQVAHKTVANWLDVLERLYAIFRLSPFGAPRIRAVKKEQKHYHWDWTLVQAPGARFENLVASHLLKWVHFRQDTEGRDVDLRYFRDHDRREVDFVVVEGRTPVLMVECKLDDAPVDPGLRYLKARFPGCDAWQIHAKGTKDYQTAEGIRVAPAVTLLKTLV; encoded by the coding sequence ATGGCATCCCACGGGCGCTACCTGTTGCCTCAGGTCAAGAAGGATCTCACCCGGAAGATGGTCTTTGTTTCCGGCCCACGACAGGTCGGCAAGACCACCATGGCGCGGGCCCTGCCCGGCGGAAAGACGGGGTATCTCACCTGGGACGACGCGGAAGACCGTGAGCGGATTCTCACGCAGCAGTTGCCATCGTCCACGCTCTGGATCTTCGACGAGTTGCACAAATACCGTCAGTGGCGCAACTACCTGAAGGGGCTGTACGACAAGCGACGGGCGCGTCAGCGCATCCTCGTCACGGGAAGTGGCCGTCTCGACTTCTATCGATTCGGCGGCGACTCGCTCCAGGGCCGCTACCACCTCCTGCGCCTGCATCCCTTGTCGGTCGCCGAGCTGCGGCTGAAGTCTCAGGGCGACCTTGGCGACCTGCTCACACTTGGAGGTTTTCCCGAACCGTACTGGAGCAGTTCCGAAGTGGAGGCCCGGCGCTGGTCGCGCGACTATCGCACGCGGCTCATCCGCGAGGACGTGGCTGGCCTGGAGCGGCTGCACGATCTGGGGCACCTCGAACTGCTCATGCTGCGTCTGCCTGAGCTCACCGGTTCCCCGCTGTCGATCAATGCCGTTCGTGAAGATTTGCAGGTGGCACACAAGACGGTGGCCAATTGGCTTGACGTCCTCGAACGCCTCTATGCCATCTTCAGGCTCTCGCCGTTCGGTGCCCCGCGCATCCGTGCGGTCAAGAAGGAACAGAAGCACTACCACTGGGACTGGACACTCGTGCAGGCCCCCGGTGCCCGCTTCGAGAACCTGGTGGCCTCACACCTCCTCAAGTGGGTGCATTTTCGGCAGGACACGGAAGGGCGTGACGTTGACCTTCGCTATTTCCGGGACCACGATCGTCGCGAGGTGGACTTCGTCGTGGTTGAGGGCCGAACCCCGGTGCTGATGGTGGAATGCAAACTCGACGACGCGCCCGTGGACCCCGGGTTGCGGTATCTGAAAGCCAGGTTTCCCGGGTGCGATGCGTGGCAGATTCACGCGAAAGGCACCAAGGACTACCAGACGGCCGAGGGCATCCGTGTGGCACCGGCCGTGACGCTGCTGAAAACCCTGGTCTGA
- a CDS encoding DUF937 domain-containing protein: MQITDILAQMGGLQSIARELGVSEAQVASGADALAPAILGGFKKQAQGQSSGLEGLGGLLNQFGGGGLLDDVLGAQPTNVARGNDVLGQIFGSKDVSRAVAQNAASQSGLDPSLLKKMLPMLAMLVGGFISKQQSGGGSVMPSSMGGGLGDLLGGLLGGNASGGGGRKSGGGIASMLDLDGDGNPLDDIMGMLGKLRG; this comes from the coding sequence ATGCAGATCACAGACATTCTCGCCCAGATGGGCGGACTTCAGTCGATAGCGCGCGAACTTGGTGTGAGCGAAGCGCAAGTGGCCAGTGGCGCCGACGCCCTCGCGCCCGCCATCCTCGGCGGATTCAAGAAACAGGCGCAGGGGCAGTCGTCTGGCCTCGAAGGCCTGGGCGGATTGCTCAACCAGTTCGGTGGTGGTGGGTTGCTCGACGATGTGCTGGGAGCGCAGCCGACGAATGTGGCGCGCGGCAATGACGTGCTTGGGCAGATCTTCGGATCGAAAGACGTGAGCCGCGCGGTCGCACAGAACGCGGCATCGCAGTCAGGACTCGATCCGTCGCTGCTCAAGAAGATGCTGCCGATGCTCGCGATGCTCGTGGGCGGCTTTATCTCGAAGCAGCAAAGCGGCGGGGGCAGCGTCATGCCGTCTTCGATGGGCGGCGGTCTGGGCGACTTGCTTGGTGGACTGCTGGGCGGAAACGCGTCCGGTGGCGGCGGCCGGAAATCGGGCGGCGGCATTGCGTCAATGCTCGACCTTGACGGCGATGGCAATCCCCTGGACGACATCATGGGGATGCTCGGTAAGCTCCGGGGATAA
- a CDS encoding viroplasmin family protein produces MPVVPDVSTRTIIFCDGATKGNPGPGGWGAVVVTPDGRVTELGGAIPHTTNNRMELTAAISALERVQSVGGPLDVYTDSTYVIKGIREWIWAWRRRGWKTVEGNDVLNRDLWEVMSALVQARGTSVIEWHYVRGHVGTPGNERCDAIADGLARHAQVNLYSGTLLGYDVDISDVPADTAVPVRSAGPRKEKVAAHSYVSVVDGRPTRHATWAECERHVKGRSGAKFKKSVSAADEAAILRSWNVDPSDL; encoded by the coding sequence ATGCCTGTCGTTCCCGACGTTTCAACCCGCACGATTATCTTCTGCGATGGCGCCACGAAAGGGAACCCTGGACCAGGCGGCTGGGGCGCGGTGGTGGTGACGCCGGATGGCCGCGTGACGGAACTGGGCGGTGCGATTCCCCACACGACCAACAACCGGATGGAGTTGACGGCGGCGATCAGCGCACTCGAGCGTGTGCAGTCGGTCGGCGGCCCACTGGACGTGTATACAGACTCCACATACGTCATCAAGGGCATCCGCGAGTGGATCTGGGCCTGGCGCCGGCGCGGATGGAAGACCGTGGAAGGCAACGACGTGCTCAACCGGGATCTGTGGGAAGTGATGTCGGCGCTGGTCCAGGCGCGCGGCACCTCTGTTATCGAATGGCACTATGTCCGAGGACACGTGGGCACGCCCGGCAACGAACGGTGTGACGCCATTGCGGATGGCCTTGCAAGGCACGCCCAGGTGAACCTGTACTCAGGCACCCTTCTGGGGTACGACGTCGATATTTCCGATGTGCCCGCGGACACGGCGGTACCGGTGCGAAGCGCAGGCCCTCGCAAGGAGAAGGTCGCCGCGCATTCATACGTCAGCGTGGTGGACGGCCGGCCGACCCGTCACGCCACCTGGGCCGAATGCGAACGCCACGTGAAGGGCCGCTCCGGCGCCAAGTTCAAGAAGTCCGTCAGCGCGGCTGATGAGGCCGCCATCCTGCGAAGCTGGAACGTCGACCCTTCCGATCTCTGA
- a CDS encoding D-aminoacylase: MRHLATVFMVVLTTSACAGPVEYDVLIRNGTIYDGSGGAPVTGDVAINGDTVVAVGAIGDAKGRTEIDAKGLAVAPGFINMLSWAGTPLLADGRSQSDIRQGVTLEVFGEGTSGGPLTAAMKTEIVEQQGDIKYAIEWTTLKEYLDHLVAKGVSTNIASFIGATTVRTHVLGEANREPTPAELDTMRGLVAQAMKEGALGVGSSLIYAPAFYAKTPELVALARVAGEHGGIYISHMRSEGNRLLEAVDELITIAREAKVPAEIYHLKAAGKENWTKLDEVIRKVESARAEGLEISADMYTYTAGSTGLDAAMPPWVQEGGHTAWTNRLKDPKIRPRVLREMTTRTTEWENLYLAAGAEGTLLVGFKNEALKPLTGKTLAEVAKSRGKSPEDTAIDLVIEDGSRVQVVYFLMSEENVRRQMALPWMSFSSDAGSMAPEGVFLKSSTHPRAYGSFARVIGRYTREGVFTLQEAVRKLTSQPAKVLRIEKRGSLAPGYFADVAVFDPAKVEDLATYEKPHQYSTGMVHVLVNGVPVLKDGVHTDATPGRVVQGPGATKR, from the coding sequence ATGCGCCACCTGGCCACCGTGTTTATGGTTGTCCTGACGACATCTGCCTGCGCCGGGCCTGTCGAATACGACGTCCTCATCCGCAACGGGACCATCTACGACGGCAGTGGTGGGGCGCCGGTCACGGGCGATGTGGCGATCAACGGGGACACGGTCGTGGCCGTCGGCGCGATCGGGGACGCCAAGGGCCGGACGGAGATCGACGCAAAGGGACTGGCCGTCGCACCCGGCTTCATCAACATGTTGAGCTGGGCGGGCACGCCGCTGTTGGCCGACGGCCGCTCGCAGAGCGACATTCGTCAGGGTGTGACGCTCGAGGTGTTTGGCGAGGGCACGTCGGGCGGGCCGCTCACCGCTGCGATGAAGACCGAAATCGTCGAGCAGCAAGGCGACATCAAATACGCCATCGAGTGGACGACGCTCAAGGAGTATCTGGACCATCTGGTCGCGAAGGGAGTTTCGACGAACATCGCGTCGTTCATCGGCGCCACCACCGTGAGGACGCACGTGCTTGGCGAGGCGAACCGCGAGCCGACCCCGGCGGAGCTCGATACCATGCGCGGCCTGGTCGCCCAGGCCATGAAGGAAGGAGCGCTGGGCGTTGGGTCGTCTCTGATCTACGCGCCGGCGTTCTACGCGAAGACACCAGAACTCGTCGCACTCGCGCGCGTCGCGGGGGAACACGGCGGCATCTACATCTCGCATATGCGCAGCGAAGGGAATCGACTGCTGGAAGCGGTGGACGAGCTGATCACGATTGCACGCGAAGCGAAGGTGCCGGCCGAGATCTACCACCTTAAGGCCGCAGGCAAAGAGAACTGGACCAAGCTCGATGAGGTGATTCGGAAGGTGGAGTCCGCGAGGGCAGAAGGCCTGGAGATCAGCGCCGACATGTATACCTACACGGCTGGGTCCACTGGGCTGGATGCGGCGATGCCGCCGTGGGTGCAGGAGGGTGGCCACACGGCCTGGACCAACCGACTCAAGGACCCAAAGATCAGGCCACGCGTGCTCCGCGAGATGACCACGCGCACCACGGAGTGGGAGAACTTGTATCTGGCTGCAGGCGCTGAGGGCACGCTACTTGTCGGCTTCAAGAACGAGGCGCTGAAGCCGCTCACCGGCAAGACACTGGCCGAGGTCGCGAAGTCTCGAGGCAAGTCGCCCGAAGACACCGCGATCGATCTGGTGATCGAGGACGGCAGCCGCGTGCAGGTCGTGTACTTCCTGATGTCGGAAGAGAATGTCCGCCGCCAGATGGCGCTGCCCTGGATGAGCTTCAGCTCCGACGCGGGCTCGATGGCGCCCGAAGGTGTCTTTCTGAAGTCGAGCACCCACCCTCGGGCGTACGGCAGCTTCGCCCGCGTCATCGGCCGCTACACCCGCGAGGGCGTGTTCACGCTGCAGGAGGCCGTACGAAAGTTGACCTCACAGCCCGCCAAGGTGCTGCGCATCGAGAAGCGGGGGAGTCTGGCGCCGGGGTACTTCGCGGATGTTGCGGTCTTTGATCCCGCGAAGGTCGAAGACCTCGCGACGTACGAGAAGCCGCACCAGTATTCGACCGGCATGGTCCACGTACTCGTCAACGGCGTGCCCGTCCTGAAAGATGGCGTCCATACCGACGCCACACCCGGGCGCGTCGTTCAGGGCCCCGGCGCAACGAAGCGGTGA
- a CDS encoding ATP-binding protein has product MSTDLTLTLTSRLKDIERLAAAVEAFGVEHELTDEVMFAVNLSLDEVVTNVISYAFSDAQEHPIVVRLSLDGEVLRAQVTDGGQPFNPLTVPTPDLDAPVEERRIGGLGLHIVREMMDDLEYRREGDKNVLTLTKHLTAVS; this is encoded by the coding sequence GTGAGCACCGATCTGACGCTGACGCTCACAAGCCGGTTGAAGGACATCGAGCGCCTGGCGGCTGCTGTTGAAGCGTTCGGCGTCGAGCACGAGCTCACAGACGAAGTGATGTTCGCAGTCAACCTCTCGCTTGACGAAGTCGTCACCAACGTCATTTCCTACGCATTCTCCGACGCGCAGGAGCACCCAATCGTCGTACGCCTGAGCCTGGATGGGGAGGTGCTGCGTGCCCAAGTGACCGATGGCGGGCAGCCGTTCAACCCCCTCACCGTTCCGACGCCTGACCTTGACGCTCCGGTCGAAGAGCGACGCATCGGCGGACTCGGCCTGCACATCGTTCGCGAGATGATGGACGACCTCGAATATCGCCGCGAAGGGGACAAGAACGTGCTGACGCTCACCAAGCACCTGACCGCAGTGTCCTAG
- a CDS encoding ATP-binding cassette domain-containing protein — MLDVRRIVKTFNPGTPNEVRALQGVDLTIEEGSFVIVIGGNGSGKSTFLNAVAGTFIVDSGTLSIDGTDVTSWPEHRRASMIGRVFQNPFSGTAPSMTIAENLALAARRGKSRGLSWALTPKMRDEFRDRVRRLNMRLEDRLDNAIGSLSGGQRQALTLLMATWLKPRLLLLDEHTAALDPKSADQVIALSEEIVARDGLTTLMVTHSMQQAAHLGDRLVMMHRGAVLHDFRGAEKRRLRADELLARFEDIRRADQLDESAADMLRRLYV, encoded by the coding sequence ATGCTTGACGTCCGCCGCATCGTCAAAACCTTCAACCCAGGGACGCCGAACGAAGTACGTGCGCTTCAGGGCGTCGATCTGACAATTGAAGAAGGCTCCTTCGTCATCGTCATCGGCGGCAATGGATCCGGCAAGTCCACATTCCTCAATGCCGTCGCCGGTACGTTCATCGTGGATTCCGGCACACTGTCGATCGACGGCACCGACGTCACGTCGTGGCCCGAGCATCGGCGGGCCTCGATGATCGGCCGGGTGTTTCAGAATCCGTTCAGCGGCACCGCACCCTCGATGACCATCGCAGAAAATCTCGCGCTCGCCGCCCGCCGGGGCAAGAGCCGGGGACTGTCGTGGGCGTTGACCCCGAAGATGCGCGACGAGTTCCGTGACCGCGTACGGCGTCTCAACATGCGCCTGGAGGATCGGCTCGACAACGCGATCGGCAGCCTGTCGGGCGGACAGCGCCAGGCGTTGACGCTGCTGATGGCCACGTGGCTGAAGCCGCGTCTGTTGTTGCTCGACGAGCACACGGCCGCGCTCGATCCCAAAAGCGCCGACCAGGTCATCGCACTCAGCGAGGAGATTGTGGCCCGCGACGGGCTCACCACGCTGATGGTGACTCACTCGATGCAGCAGGCGGCCCATCTCGGTGATCGCCTTGTCATGATGCATCGCGGCGCCGTGCTGCACGACTTCAGAGGTGCCGAGAAGCGCCGCCTCAGAGCCGACGAACTGCTGGCCCGTTTCGAAGACATCCGCCGCGCCGACCAGCTCGACGAATCCGCTGCCGACATGTTGCGGCGTCTCTATGTCTGA
- a CDS encoding ABC transporter permease, whose translation MLLLIGAVTIGLILSLLALGVFISFRIFSFPDITAEGSVTLGASVTAVLLVAQVHPGLATMAAFAAGALAGTVTGVIHTRFGINRLLSGILVMTALFSVNLHIMGKSNVPLMSERTVASLAEGWGVSLLGADNVNLIGWEVATRDISVLLLALLVAAVFGLALYLFFRTNLGTAMQAAGDNDQMIRALGVNVNTMIVLGLALSNGLIASAGSLLTQYQGFADVQMGIGMVVWGLASIIIGEALVGVRQLGYVITGAIMGSVLFRLLVAIALRGGLNPNDLKLITAAFVFAALVLPGMMRKMGQKHA comes from the coding sequence ATGTTGCTCCTGATCGGCGCCGTCACCATTGGACTCATCCTGTCGCTCCTCGCGCTCGGCGTGTTCATCAGCTTCCGCATCTTTTCGTTTCCCGACATTACGGCTGAAGGTTCGGTCACGCTTGGCGCGTCGGTGACGGCTGTCCTCCTTGTGGCGCAAGTGCATCCTGGACTCGCGACGATGGCGGCGTTTGCTGCAGGTGCATTGGCGGGCACGGTGACGGGTGTGATCCACACGCGCTTCGGAATCAATCGGCTGCTCTCGGGCATCCTCGTGATGACGGCGCTCTTCTCCGTGAACCTGCACATCATGGGCAAAAGCAACGTGCCCTTGATGTCGGAACGAACGGTTGCGTCCCTCGCGGAAGGGTGGGGCGTCAGCCTGCTCGGCGCTGACAACGTGAACCTCATCGGCTGGGAAGTGGCCACGCGCGACATTTCGGTGCTCCTGCTCGCGCTGCTCGTGGCGGCGGTCTTCGGACTGGCCCTGTACCTGTTCTTCAGGACGAACCTTGGCACCGCGATGCAGGCGGCCGGTGACAACGATCAGATGATTCGTGCACTGGGTGTGAATGTGAACACCATGATTGTGCTTGGGCTGGCACTTTCGAACGGACTGATTGCATCCGCCGGCTCACTGCTCACGCAGTATCAGGGCTTTGCCGACGTGCAGATGGGCATCGGCATGGTGGTGTGGGGGCTCGCGAGCATCATCATTGGTGAGGCGCTCGTGGGTGTCCGCCAACTCGGCTACGTCATCACCGGCGCCATCATGGGGTCGGTGCTGTTCCGGCTCCTTGTGGCGATCGCGCTCCGGGGCGGATTGAATCCGAATGACTTGAAACTGATCACCGCCGCGTTTGTGTTCGCGGCACTGGTGTTGCCAGGCATGATGCGCAAGATGGGGCAGAAACATGCTTGA
- a CDS encoding STAS domain-containing protein has protein sequence MQITKTPADGAFLLTVAGRLDGYWADHLDNALSEAVRDGHHHLRVDLSQVTFLSSAGIAALMKFYKQLSRITGTFVVVNPSSSVRLVLEMTRLSAVLIAPDIRSAVTVAMPRPGRAVARAGVAFEVFDRPDAAGLRCRTLGADAPLGTAAFTESDCTSLGSLSPMFALGVGAFGEGFADCQSRFGEMLSVAGATGYQPADGTNVPDYLLATGPLPDDVRVLYGLACEGEFTKLVHFESQQPGSAIGMMSLLEGIAEIVGTEAVGFVMVGEAAGLVGAALRRSPAQPLGDQDGGDFFRHPGVRGRLTFTAERAFLRSTTVTAGVLVRGGAVARAACVRPLGTDGMAGHVHAAAFPFRPLRKGEIDLKDTVTSLFEHEQLLGVLHLLHDDRGPAGAGESEFIRGACWAGPIAADWLGEAKG, from the coding sequence ATGCAGATTACAAAAACTCCCGCAGACGGCGCGTTCCTCCTGACCGTCGCTGGCCGCCTCGACGGCTACTGGGCCGACCATCTCGACAATGCGCTTTCTGAAGCGGTGCGCGACGGGCACCATCATCTTCGGGTGGACCTGTCGCAGGTCACGTTCCTCAGCTCCGCCGGAATCGCCGCGCTCATGAAGTTCTACAAACAGCTCAGCCGGATCACGGGCACGTTTGTGGTGGTGAATCCGTCGAGTTCGGTGCGACTCGTGCTTGAGATGACGCGGCTCAGTGCGGTACTCATCGCCCCCGACATACGGTCGGCAGTGACTGTGGCGATGCCCCGGCCGGGTCGGGCCGTGGCAAGGGCGGGCGTGGCCTTCGAGGTGTTCGACCGGCCGGATGCCGCCGGCCTCAGGTGTCGCACACTCGGCGCCGATGCGCCGCTGGGCACGGCGGCGTTCACCGAGAGCGATTGCACCAGCCTCGGCTCGCTTTCTCCCATGTTCGCACTGGGAGTGGGCGCCTTCGGCGAGGGCTTTGCGGACTGTCAGTCCAGATTTGGCGAGATGCTCTCAGTGGCTGGCGCCACCGGCTATCAACCCGCCGATGGCACCAACGTGCCCGACTATCTGCTCGCAACTGGTCCGCTGCCCGACGATGTCCGCGTGTTGTACGGCTTGGCGTGTGAGGGAGAGTTCACGAAACTTGTGCACTTCGAGTCGCAGCAGCCCGGTTCTGCCATCGGCATGATGAGCCTGCTTGAGGGCATCGCCGAAATTGTCGGCACTGAGGCCGTGGGATTTGTCATGGTCGGTGAAGCGGCCGGCCTGGTGGGCGCGGCGCTGCGCCGCTCCCCGGCCCAGCCCCTCGGGGATCAGGACGGTGGAGACTTCTTCAGGCACCCAGGCGTGCGCGGCCGACTGACGTTTACGGCCGAGCGAGCGTTCCTGCGATCAACCACCGTCACTGCTGGGGTGCTGGTCAGGGGTGGAGCGGTGGCGCGAGCCGCCTGTGTGCGTCCCCTTGGCACGGACGGCATGGCCGGACACGTGCACGCGGCGGCGTTTCCCTTCCGGCCACTGCGCAAGGGAGAGATTGACCTGAAGGACACCGTGACGTCGCTCTTCGAGCACGAACAACTCCTGGGCGTCCTGCACCTCCTGCATGACGACCGTGGTCCGGCCGGCGCCGGCGAGAGTGAGTTCATCCGCGGGGCCTGTTGGGCTGGGCCGATTGCGGCTGATTGGCTTGGCGAGGCGAAGGGCTAG
- a CDS encoding ABC transporter substrate-binding protein — protein sequence MAGLLRVVARLSLGILLIAVASAILLIADLGRRSSGPGKVSRIAIVQHANTPVLDEGIEGLLDGLAERGFRDGENITIQRFNAQGDMPTGVAIARQVTAGDFDLVVTSSTPSMQAVANNNREGKTRHVFFLVADPYASGIGLDRADPLKHPAHIVGQGVMAPVEESFRIAKESLPSLQTIGVAWNPSESNSLVFTTKAREATKKLGLTLVEANVDSTSAVPEAINSLVSRGAQAIWIGGDNTVIAAVDLVASLARRARVPVFTILPGRADRGTLFDIGPNFFESGRQAAFLVADVLEGADISKIPIRDVLDIVPPFLSVNTTALKGLRERWAFADATLKRATVTVDEAGVHGAKKAAPAPRQVAAKKWRLGFVEYNNTPDVEESEAGVLAGLKEAGLEPGRDFEYTVRNAQGDMATVTGLIDAAIGDGADMLVTFSTPTLQAAIQRTKTMPIVFTYVANAFSVGAGTTNADHLPNVSGVYMMGAFDKMLSLVREVMPRARKLGMVYVPAEVNMVHQRDALMAAAGPMGFEIKSVAANSSVEVADAAMALATSGIDAICQVAGNLTVTAFPGIAQAASRAKLPVFVFQSAQLRAGGVLAVSRDYHGSGVEAGRIAAQIIRGARPATIPFVEYAPTKLMVNLDVARKIGFTVPQAVIRRADEVIGR from the coding sequence TTGGCTGGCCTACTCAGAGTCGTCGCGCGTCTTTCTCTCGGCATCCTGCTGATCGCTGTGGCGTCGGCGATCCTGCTCATCGCAGACCTGGGCCGCCGCTCGAGCGGGCCCGGCAAGGTGTCGCGCATCGCCATCGTCCAGCACGCCAACACGCCGGTGCTCGACGAGGGCATCGAGGGACTCCTCGACGGGCTGGCGGAACGGGGATTCCGCGACGGTGAGAACATCACCATCCAACGTTTCAACGCGCAGGGCGACATGCCGACGGGTGTGGCGATTGCGCGCCAGGTCACGGCCGGTGACTTCGACCTGGTGGTGACGTCGAGCACACCGTCCATGCAGGCGGTGGCCAACAACAATCGCGAGGGCAAGACCCGCCACGTATTTTTCCTGGTCGCCGATCCCTATGCGTCGGGGATCGGGCTCGACAGGGCCGACCCGCTCAAGCACCCCGCGCATATCGTGGGACAGGGCGTGATGGCGCCCGTGGAGGAGTCGTTCCGGATCGCGAAGGAGTCGCTGCCATCGCTGCAGACCATCGGCGTGGCCTGGAACCCGTCGGAATCCAATTCACTCGTTTTCACCACGAAGGCGCGCGAGGCCACGAAAAAACTGGGCCTGACCCTCGTGGAGGCCAACGTGGACAGCACGTCGGCGGTGCCCGAGGCGATCAATTCACTGGTCTCGCGAGGGGCCCAGGCGATCTGGATCGGTGGCGACAACACCGTGATCGCCGCCGTGGACCTGGTGGCGTCGCTGGCACGCCGGGCGCGCGTGCCCGTCTTCACCATCCTGCCTGGCCGGGCCGACCGCGGCACGCTGTTCGACATCGGCCCCAACTTCTTCGAGTCGGGGCGGCAGGCCGCCTTCCTGGTGGCCGATGTGCTCGAAGGCGCGGACATCTCGAAGATCCCGATTCGCGACGTTCTCGACATCGTCCCGCCGTTTCTGTCGGTGAATACCACGGCGCTCAAAGGCCTGCGTGAGCGATGGGCGTTCGCCGATGCCACTCTGAAACGCGCGACCGTCACGGTTGACGAAGCCGGCGTTCATGGCGCAAAGAAGGCTGCGCCGGCGCCTCGCCAGGTGGCCGCTAAGAAATGGCGCTTGGGGTTTGTTGAGTACAACAACACGCCGGATGTGGAGGAATCGGAAGCCGGTGTGCTGGCAGGTCTGAAAGAAGCCGGGCTTGAGCCTGGGCGCGACTTTGAATACACGGTGCGTAATGCGCAGGGTGATATGGCCACGGTCACGGGACTGATCGACGCCGCCATCGGAGACGGCGCCGACATGCTCGTGACGTTTTCCACGCCCACGCTGCAGGCCGCCATCCAGCGGACAAAGACGATGCCGATCGTCTTCACGTACGTGGCAAATGCGTTTTCGGTGGGCGCCGGTACGACCAATGCCGACCACCTGCCGAATGTGAGCGGCGTCTACATGATGGGAGCGTTCGACAAGATGCTCTCGCTTGTGCGCGAAGTGATGCCGCGCGCGCGCAAGCTGGGAATGGTGTACGTGCCGGCCGAAGTGAACATGGTGCACCAGCGTGACGCCCTGATGGCTGCGGCAGGTCCCATGGGATTTGAGATCAAATCGGTGGCGGCAAACTCAAGCGTCGAGGTCGCAGACGCGGCCATGGCACTCGCCACGAGCGGCATCGACGCCATTTGCCAGGTGGCTGGCAACCTCACGGTGACGGCCTTTCCCGGAATTGCCCAGGCCGCGTCACGGGCGAAGCTGCCGGTGTTCGTATTCCAGTCGGCGCAACTGCGCGCCGGTGGTGTGCTGGCTGTCTCGCGCGACTACCACGGCAGCGGCGTGGAGGCCGGCCGGATCGCGGCCCAGATTATCCGCGGCGCGCGCCCAGCCACCATTCCCTTCGTCGAATACGCGCCGACGAAGTTGATGGTCAACCTCGATGTCGCCCGCAAGATCGGGTTCACCGTGCCGCAGGCGGTCATCCGCCGCGCGGATGAAGTCATCGGCCGCTGA
- a CDS encoding cyclase family protein, whose protein sequence is MRTSIASLAFALTAAACAPAPPAPVAPPPPAAFPAGPLVDLTHTYEAQSIFWPTADPFRLDKVADGMTPAGYYYASNNFFSSEHGGTHMDAPVHFAQGSHTADQVPLDRLVGPALVIDVTEAARQNADYQVTVADLQAWEQQHGQIEPNAILLIRTGFSQRWPDAARYLGTAERGPAAVPKLHFPGLHPDAAKWIVASRPVRALGIDTASIDYGQSSLYESHRALYATNIPAFENLTALEQLPLRGASIVALPMKIKGGSGAPLRAIAILPAR, encoded by the coding sequence ATGCGTACTTCCATTGCCAGTCTCGCCTTTGCACTGACCGCCGCCGCCTGCGCGCCTGCGCCACCCGCGCCCGTTGCTCCGCCGCCGCCTGCGGCCTTTCCGGCAGGCCCCCTCGTCGACCTGACGCACACGTACGAAGCGCAGTCGATCTTCTGGCCGACGGCCGATCCGTTCCGACTCGACAAGGTGGCGGACGGGATGACGCCGGCCGGCTACTACTACGCCTCGAACAACTTCTTTTCATCCGAGCATGGCGGCACCCACATGGATGCGCCCGTCCACTTCGCTCAAGGCAGTCACACCGCGGATCAGGTGCCACTCGATCGCCTCGTGGGGCCCGCGCTCGTGATCGACGTGACAGAAGCCGCCCGCCAGAACGCCGACTATCAGGTCACCGTCGCGGACCTGCAGGCGTGGGAGCAGCAGCACGGCCAGATCGAGCCGAATGCCATTCTTCTGATTCGCACCGGGTTTTCGCAGCGCTGGCCGGATGCCGCACGTTACCTGGGCACGGCCGAACGCGGCCCCGCAGCGGTCCCGAAGCTGCACTTCCCCGGCCTGCATCCCGATGCCGCAAAGTGGATTGTGGCAAGCCGGCCGGTCAGGGCCCTCGGCATCGACACCGCGAGCATCGACTACGGCCAGTCTTCGCTCTATGAGTCACACCGGGCGCTCTACGCCACCAACATCCCGGCGTTCGAGAACCTGACCGCACTCGAACAGTTGCCACTGCGCGGGGCCTCCATCGTCGCACTCCCGATGAAAATCAAAGGCGGCAGCGGCGCACCGCTTCGCGCCATCGCGATTCTGCCCGCGCGCTGA